The following coding sequences are from one Alosa alosa isolate M-15738 ecotype Scorff River chromosome 13, AALO_Geno_1.1, whole genome shotgun sequence window:
- the pbx2 gene encoding pre-B-cell leukemia transcription factor 2 isoform X5 encodes MQHSLKKHLAVARIVVLRKHALNCHRMKPALFSVLCEIKEKTGLSMRNAQEEEPPDPQLVRLDNMLLAEGVAGPEKGGGAAAAVSAATSSGGMSPDSSLEHSDYKSKLSQIRTIYHTELEKYEQACNEFTTHVMNLLREQSRTRPVSPREIERMVAIIHRKFSAIQTQLKQSTCEAVMILRSRFLDARRKRRNFSKQATEVLNEYFYSHLSNPYPSEEAKEELAKQCGITVSQVSNWFGNKRIRYKKNIGKFQEEANIYAMKTALGATQQSEDSPHTPNSTGSGSFSLSGSADLFLGVPPMNGAEQPAYHMGAQDSISQSGFSDRLYSPRESRTNGNWQDPNSPPSATSPVSDHSDNSD; translated from the exons ATGCAGCATAGTCTTAAGAAACATTTGGCTGTCGCAAGAATTGTGGTGCTAAG AAAACATGCTTTGAATTGTCATCGAATGAAACCTGCATTGTTCAGTGTGTTATGTGAGATTAAAGAAAAAACTG GTTTGTCTATGCGCAATGCACAGGAGGAGGAGCCACCAGATCCCCAGCTTGTCCGATTAGACAACATGCTGCTGGCTGAAGGTGTGGCAGGCCCCGAGAAAGGGGGCGGGGCTGCCGCTGCGGTGTCCGCGGCGACCAGTTCAGGCGGGATGTCGCCAGACAGTTCACTGGAGCATTCTGACTACAAGAGCAAGCTTAGCCAGATTCGGACCATCTATCACACTGAGCTGGAGAAATATGAGCAG gcctgcaACGAGTTCACCACCCACGTGATGAACCTGTTGCGGGAGCAGTCCCGCACGCGGCCTGTGTCTCCCCGCGAGATTGAGCGCATGGTGGCCATCATCCACCGCAAGTTCAGTGCCATCCAGACTCAGCTCAAGCAGAGCACCTGTGAGGCCGTCATGATCCTGCGCTCACGCTTCCTCGATGCCAG GCGCAAGCGGCGTAACTTCAGCAAGCAAGCCACAGAGGTCCTCAATGAGTACTTCTACTCGCACCTCTCCAACCCTTACCCCAGCGAGGAGGCCAAGGAAGAGCTGGCTAAGCAGTGTGGGATCACCGTCTCGCAG GTGTCCAACTGGTTTGGCAACAAGCGGATTCGTTACAAGAAGAACATTGGCAAGTTCCAGGAAGAGGCTAATATCTACGCCATGAAGACAGCCCTGGGGGCCACGCAGCAGAGCGAGGACTCGCCGCACACGCCCAACTCCACCG GCTCTGGCTCCTTCTCCCTGTCGGGGTCGGCTGACCTCTTCCTGGGAGTGCCTCCGATGAACGGGGCCGAGCAGCCGGCCTATCACATGGGAGCTCAG GACTCTATTTCTCAATCGGGTTTCTCAGACAGACTGTATAGTCCCAGAGAGAGCCGG ACTAATGGCAACTGGCAGGATCCGAACAGTCCGCCGTCGGCCACCTCGCCCGTCAGCGACCACTCAGACAACTCCGACTGA
- the pbx2 gene encoding pre-B-cell leukemia transcription factor 2 isoform X2 — MLQQQPIAGNGPNSGRGLGLNAPTGMHPMNSVRPSSQHRSDGESGLEGSENGHESRRDIGDILQQIMTITDQSLDEAQAKKHALNCHRMKPALFSVLCEIKEKTGLSMRNAQEEEPPDPQLVRLDNMLLAEGVAGPEKGGGAAAAVSAATSSGGMSPDSSLEHSDYKSKLSQIRTIYHTELEKYEQACNEFTTHVMNLLREQSRTRPVSPREIERMVAIIHRKFSAIQTQLKQSTCEAVMILRSRFLDARRKRRNFSKQATEVLNEYFYSHLSNPYPSEEAKEELAKQCGITVSQVSNWFGNKRIRYKKNIGKFQEEANIYAMKTALGATQQSEDSPHTPNSTGSGSFSLSGSADLFLGVPPMNGAEQPAYHMGAQTNGNWQDPNSPPSATSPVSDHSDNSD, encoded by the exons ATGTTACAGCAGCAGCCTATCGCGGGCAATGGTCCCAATTCAGGCCGGGGCCTTGGTTTGAACGCGCCTACCGGTATGCATCCAATGAACTCGGTTCGCCCAAGCTCTCAGCATCGGTCCGATGGGGAATCAGGCCTCGAAGGATCAGAAAATGGACACGAGAGCCGCAGGGATATTGGCGATATTTTGCAACAAATCATGACCATTACTGACCAAAGTTTGGACGAAGCCCAAGCAAA AAAACATGCTTTGAATTGTCATCGAATGAAACCTGCATTGTTCAGTGTGTTATGTGAGATTAAAGAAAAAACTG GTTTGTCTATGCGCAATGCACAGGAGGAGGAGCCACCAGATCCCCAGCTTGTCCGATTAGACAACATGCTGCTGGCTGAAGGTGTGGCAGGCCCCGAGAAAGGGGGCGGGGCTGCCGCTGCGGTGTCCGCGGCGACCAGTTCAGGCGGGATGTCGCCAGACAGTTCACTGGAGCATTCTGACTACAAGAGCAAGCTTAGCCAGATTCGGACCATCTATCACACTGAGCTGGAGAAATATGAGCAG gcctgcaACGAGTTCACCACCCACGTGATGAACCTGTTGCGGGAGCAGTCCCGCACGCGGCCTGTGTCTCCCCGCGAGATTGAGCGCATGGTGGCCATCATCCACCGCAAGTTCAGTGCCATCCAGACTCAGCTCAAGCAGAGCACCTGTGAGGCCGTCATGATCCTGCGCTCACGCTTCCTCGATGCCAG GCGCAAGCGGCGTAACTTCAGCAAGCAAGCCACAGAGGTCCTCAATGAGTACTTCTACTCGCACCTCTCCAACCCTTACCCCAGCGAGGAGGCCAAGGAAGAGCTGGCTAAGCAGTGTGGGATCACCGTCTCGCAG GTGTCCAACTGGTTTGGCAACAAGCGGATTCGTTACAAGAAGAACATTGGCAAGTTCCAGGAAGAGGCTAATATCTACGCCATGAAGACAGCCCTGGGGGCCACGCAGCAGAGCGAGGACTCGCCGCACACGCCCAACTCCACCG GCTCTGGCTCCTTCTCCCTGTCGGGGTCGGCTGACCTCTTCCTGGGAGTGCCTCCGATGAACGGGGCCGAGCAGCCGGCCTATCACATGGGAGCTCAG ACTAATGGCAACTGGCAGGATCCGAACAGTCCGCCGTCGGCCACCTCGCCCGTCAGCGACCACTCAGACAACTCCGACTGA
- the pbx2 gene encoding pre-B-cell leukemia transcription factor 2 isoform X1, with product MLQQQPIAGNGPNSGRGLGLNAPTGMHPMNSVRPSSQHRSDGESGLEGSENGHESRRDIGDILQQIMTITDQSLDEAQAKKHALNCHRMKPALFSVLCEIKEKTGLSMRNAQEEEPPDPQLVRLDNMLLAEGVAGPEKGGGAAAAVSAATSSGGMSPDSSLEHSDYKSKLSQIRTIYHTELEKYEQACNEFTTHVMNLLREQSRTRPVSPREIERMVAIIHRKFSAIQTQLKQSTCEAVMILRSRFLDARRKRRNFSKQATEVLNEYFYSHLSNPYPSEEAKEELAKQCGITVSQVSNWFGNKRIRYKKNIGKFQEEANIYAMKTALGATQQSEDSPHTPNSTGSGSFSLSGSADLFLGVPPMNGAEQPAYHMGAQDSISQSGFSDRLYSPRESRTNGNWQDPNSPPSATSPVSDHSDNSD from the exons ATGTTACAGCAGCAGCCTATCGCGGGCAATGGTCCCAATTCAGGCCGGGGCCTTGGTTTGAACGCGCCTACCGGTATGCATCCAATGAACTCGGTTCGCCCAAGCTCTCAGCATCGGTCCGATGGGGAATCAGGCCTCGAAGGATCAGAAAATGGACACGAGAGCCGCAGGGATATTGGCGATATTTTGCAACAAATCATGACCATTACTGACCAAAGTTTGGACGAAGCCCAAGCAAA AAAACATGCTTTGAATTGTCATCGAATGAAACCTGCATTGTTCAGTGTGTTATGTGAGATTAAAGAAAAAACTG GTTTGTCTATGCGCAATGCACAGGAGGAGGAGCCACCAGATCCCCAGCTTGTCCGATTAGACAACATGCTGCTGGCTGAAGGTGTGGCAGGCCCCGAGAAAGGGGGCGGGGCTGCCGCTGCGGTGTCCGCGGCGACCAGTTCAGGCGGGATGTCGCCAGACAGTTCACTGGAGCATTCTGACTACAAGAGCAAGCTTAGCCAGATTCGGACCATCTATCACACTGAGCTGGAGAAATATGAGCAG gcctgcaACGAGTTCACCACCCACGTGATGAACCTGTTGCGGGAGCAGTCCCGCACGCGGCCTGTGTCTCCCCGCGAGATTGAGCGCATGGTGGCCATCATCCACCGCAAGTTCAGTGCCATCCAGACTCAGCTCAAGCAGAGCACCTGTGAGGCCGTCATGATCCTGCGCTCACGCTTCCTCGATGCCAG GCGCAAGCGGCGTAACTTCAGCAAGCAAGCCACAGAGGTCCTCAATGAGTACTTCTACTCGCACCTCTCCAACCCTTACCCCAGCGAGGAGGCCAAGGAAGAGCTGGCTAAGCAGTGTGGGATCACCGTCTCGCAG GTGTCCAACTGGTTTGGCAACAAGCGGATTCGTTACAAGAAGAACATTGGCAAGTTCCAGGAAGAGGCTAATATCTACGCCATGAAGACAGCCCTGGGGGCCACGCAGCAGAGCGAGGACTCGCCGCACACGCCCAACTCCACCG GCTCTGGCTCCTTCTCCCTGTCGGGGTCGGCTGACCTCTTCCTGGGAGTGCCTCCGATGAACGGGGCCGAGCAGCCGGCCTATCACATGGGAGCTCAG GACTCTATTTCTCAATCGGGTTTCTCAGACAGACTGTATAGTCCCAGAGAGAGCCGG ACTAATGGCAACTGGCAGGATCCGAACAGTCCGCCGTCGGCCACCTCGCCCGTCAGCGACCACTCAGACAACTCCGACTGA
- the pbx2 gene encoding pre-B-cell leukemia transcription factor 2 isoform X7, with amino-acid sequence MKPALFSVLCEIKEKTGLSMRNAQEEEPPDPQLVRLDNMLLAEGVAGPEKGGGAAAAVSAATSSGGMSPDSSLEHSDYKSKLSQIRTIYHTELEKYEQACNEFTTHVMNLLREQSRTRPVSPREIERMVAIIHRKFSAIQTQLKQSTCEAVMILRSRFLDARRKRRNFSKQATEVLNEYFYSHLSNPYPSEEAKEELAKQCGITVSQVSNWFGNKRIRYKKNIGKFQEEANIYAMKTALGATQQSEDSPHTPNSTGSGSFSLSGSADLFLGVPPMNGAEQPAYHMGAQDSISQSGFSDRLYSPRESRTNGNWQDPNSPPSATSPVSDHSDNSD; translated from the exons ATGAAACCTGCATTGTTCAGTGTGTTATGTGAGATTAAAGAAAAAACTG GTTTGTCTATGCGCAATGCACAGGAGGAGGAGCCACCAGATCCCCAGCTTGTCCGATTAGACAACATGCTGCTGGCTGAAGGTGTGGCAGGCCCCGAGAAAGGGGGCGGGGCTGCCGCTGCGGTGTCCGCGGCGACCAGTTCAGGCGGGATGTCGCCAGACAGTTCACTGGAGCATTCTGACTACAAGAGCAAGCTTAGCCAGATTCGGACCATCTATCACACTGAGCTGGAGAAATATGAGCAG gcctgcaACGAGTTCACCACCCACGTGATGAACCTGTTGCGGGAGCAGTCCCGCACGCGGCCTGTGTCTCCCCGCGAGATTGAGCGCATGGTGGCCATCATCCACCGCAAGTTCAGTGCCATCCAGACTCAGCTCAAGCAGAGCACCTGTGAGGCCGTCATGATCCTGCGCTCACGCTTCCTCGATGCCAG GCGCAAGCGGCGTAACTTCAGCAAGCAAGCCACAGAGGTCCTCAATGAGTACTTCTACTCGCACCTCTCCAACCCTTACCCCAGCGAGGAGGCCAAGGAAGAGCTGGCTAAGCAGTGTGGGATCACCGTCTCGCAG GTGTCCAACTGGTTTGGCAACAAGCGGATTCGTTACAAGAAGAACATTGGCAAGTTCCAGGAAGAGGCTAATATCTACGCCATGAAGACAGCCCTGGGGGCCACGCAGCAGAGCGAGGACTCGCCGCACACGCCCAACTCCACCG GCTCTGGCTCCTTCTCCCTGTCGGGGTCGGCTGACCTCTTCCTGGGAGTGCCTCCGATGAACGGGGCCGAGCAGCCGGCCTATCACATGGGAGCTCAG GACTCTATTTCTCAATCGGGTTTCTCAGACAGACTGTATAGTCCCAGAGAGAGCCGG ACTAATGGCAACTGGCAGGATCCGAACAGTCCGCCGTCGGCCACCTCGCCCGTCAGCGACCACTCAGACAACTCCGACTGA
- the pbx2 gene encoding pre-B-cell leukemia transcription factor 2 isoform X6, producing the protein MLQQQPIAGNGPNSGRGLGLNAPTGMHPMNSVRPSSQHRSDGESGLEGSENGHESRRDIGDILQQIMTITDQSLDEAQAKKHALNCHRMKPALFSVLCEIKEKTGLSMRNAQEEEPPDPQLVRLDNMLLAEGVAGPEKGGGAAAAVSAATSSGGMSPDSSLEHSDYKSKLSQIRTIYHTELEKYEQACNEFTTHVMNLLREQSRTRPVSPREIERMVAIIHRKFSAIQTQLKQSTCEAVMILRSRFLDARRKRRNFSKQATEVLNEYFYSHLSNPYPSEEAKEELAKQCGITVSQVSNWFGNKRIRYKKNIGKFQEEANIYAMKTALGATQQSEDSPHTPNSTD; encoded by the exons ATGTTACAGCAGCAGCCTATCGCGGGCAATGGTCCCAATTCAGGCCGGGGCCTTGGTTTGAACGCGCCTACCGGTATGCATCCAATGAACTCGGTTCGCCCAAGCTCTCAGCATCGGTCCGATGGGGAATCAGGCCTCGAAGGATCAGAAAATGGACACGAGAGCCGCAGGGATATTGGCGATATTTTGCAACAAATCATGACCATTACTGACCAAAGTTTGGACGAAGCCCAAGCAAA AAAACATGCTTTGAATTGTCATCGAATGAAACCTGCATTGTTCAGTGTGTTATGTGAGATTAAAGAAAAAACTG GTTTGTCTATGCGCAATGCACAGGAGGAGGAGCCACCAGATCCCCAGCTTGTCCGATTAGACAACATGCTGCTGGCTGAAGGTGTGGCAGGCCCCGAGAAAGGGGGCGGGGCTGCCGCTGCGGTGTCCGCGGCGACCAGTTCAGGCGGGATGTCGCCAGACAGTTCACTGGAGCATTCTGACTACAAGAGCAAGCTTAGCCAGATTCGGACCATCTATCACACTGAGCTGGAGAAATATGAGCAG gcctgcaACGAGTTCACCACCCACGTGATGAACCTGTTGCGGGAGCAGTCCCGCACGCGGCCTGTGTCTCCCCGCGAGATTGAGCGCATGGTGGCCATCATCCACCGCAAGTTCAGTGCCATCCAGACTCAGCTCAAGCAGAGCACCTGTGAGGCCGTCATGATCCTGCGCTCACGCTTCCTCGATGCCAG GCGCAAGCGGCGTAACTTCAGCAAGCAAGCCACAGAGGTCCTCAATGAGTACTTCTACTCGCACCTCTCCAACCCTTACCCCAGCGAGGAGGCCAAGGAAGAGCTGGCTAAGCAGTGTGGGATCACCGTCTCGCAG GTGTCCAACTGGTTTGGCAACAAGCGGATTCGTTACAAGAAGAACATTGGCAAGTTCCAGGAAGAGGCTAATATCTACGCCATGAAGACAGCCCTGGGGGCCACGCAGCAGAGCGAGGACTCGCCGCACACGCCCAACTCCACCG ACTAA
- the pbx2 gene encoding pre-B-cell leukemia transcription factor 2 isoform X3: MLQQQPIAGNGPNSGRGLGLNAPTGMHPMNSVRPSSQHRSDGESGLEGSENGHESRRDIGDILQQIMTITDQSLDEAQAKKHALNCHRMKPALFSVLCEIKEKTGLSMRNAQEEEPPDPQLVRLDNMLLAEGVAGPEKGGGAAAAVSAATSSGGMSPDSSLEHSDYKSKLSQIRTIYHTELEKYEQACNEFTTHVMNLLREQSRTRPVSPREIERMVAIIHRKFSAIQTQLKQSTCEAVMILRSRFLDARRKRRNFSKQATEVLNEYFYSHLSNPYPSEEAKEELAKQCGITVSQVSNWFGNKRIRYKKNIGKFQEEANIYAMKTALGATQQSEDSPHTPNSTGSGSFSLSGSADLFLGVPPMNGAEQPAYHMGAQDSISQSGFSDRLYSPRESRKTLII, from the exons ATGTTACAGCAGCAGCCTATCGCGGGCAATGGTCCCAATTCAGGCCGGGGCCTTGGTTTGAACGCGCCTACCGGTATGCATCCAATGAACTCGGTTCGCCCAAGCTCTCAGCATCGGTCCGATGGGGAATCAGGCCTCGAAGGATCAGAAAATGGACACGAGAGCCGCAGGGATATTGGCGATATTTTGCAACAAATCATGACCATTACTGACCAAAGTTTGGACGAAGCCCAAGCAAA AAAACATGCTTTGAATTGTCATCGAATGAAACCTGCATTGTTCAGTGTGTTATGTGAGATTAAAGAAAAAACTG GTTTGTCTATGCGCAATGCACAGGAGGAGGAGCCACCAGATCCCCAGCTTGTCCGATTAGACAACATGCTGCTGGCTGAAGGTGTGGCAGGCCCCGAGAAAGGGGGCGGGGCTGCCGCTGCGGTGTCCGCGGCGACCAGTTCAGGCGGGATGTCGCCAGACAGTTCACTGGAGCATTCTGACTACAAGAGCAAGCTTAGCCAGATTCGGACCATCTATCACACTGAGCTGGAGAAATATGAGCAG gcctgcaACGAGTTCACCACCCACGTGATGAACCTGTTGCGGGAGCAGTCCCGCACGCGGCCTGTGTCTCCCCGCGAGATTGAGCGCATGGTGGCCATCATCCACCGCAAGTTCAGTGCCATCCAGACTCAGCTCAAGCAGAGCACCTGTGAGGCCGTCATGATCCTGCGCTCACGCTTCCTCGATGCCAG GCGCAAGCGGCGTAACTTCAGCAAGCAAGCCACAGAGGTCCTCAATGAGTACTTCTACTCGCACCTCTCCAACCCTTACCCCAGCGAGGAGGCCAAGGAAGAGCTGGCTAAGCAGTGTGGGATCACCGTCTCGCAG GTGTCCAACTGGTTTGGCAACAAGCGGATTCGTTACAAGAAGAACATTGGCAAGTTCCAGGAAGAGGCTAATATCTACGCCATGAAGACAGCCCTGGGGGCCACGCAGCAGAGCGAGGACTCGCCGCACACGCCCAACTCCACCG GCTCTGGCTCCTTCTCCCTGTCGGGGTCGGCTGACCTCTTCCTGGGAGTGCCTCCGATGAACGGGGCCGAGCAGCCGGCCTATCACATGGGAGCTCAG GACTCTATTTCTCAATCGGGTTTCTCAGACAGACTGTATAGTCCCAGAGAGAGCCGG AAGACGTTGAtcatttag
- the pbx2 gene encoding pre-B-cell leukemia transcription factor 2 isoform X4: protein MLQQQPIAGNGPNSGRGLGLNAPTGMHPMNSVRPSSQHRSDGESGLEGSENGHESRRDIGDILQQIMTITDQSLDEAQAKKHALNCHRMKPALFSVLCEIKEKTGLSMRNAQEEEPPDPQLVRLDNMLLAEGVAGPEKGGGAAAAVSAATSSGGMSPDSSLEHSDYKSKLSQIRTIYHTELEKYEQACNEFTTHVMNLLREQSRTRPVSPREIERMVAIIHRKFSAIQTQLKQSTCEAVMILRSRFLDARRKRRNFSKQATEVLNEYFYSHLSNPYPSEEAKEELAKQCGITVSQVSNWFGNKRIRYKKNIGKFQEEANIYAMKTALGATQQSEDSPHTPNSTGSGSFSLSGSADLFLGVPPMNGAEQPAYHMGAQKTLII from the exons ATGTTACAGCAGCAGCCTATCGCGGGCAATGGTCCCAATTCAGGCCGGGGCCTTGGTTTGAACGCGCCTACCGGTATGCATCCAATGAACTCGGTTCGCCCAAGCTCTCAGCATCGGTCCGATGGGGAATCAGGCCTCGAAGGATCAGAAAATGGACACGAGAGCCGCAGGGATATTGGCGATATTTTGCAACAAATCATGACCATTACTGACCAAAGTTTGGACGAAGCCCAAGCAAA AAAACATGCTTTGAATTGTCATCGAATGAAACCTGCATTGTTCAGTGTGTTATGTGAGATTAAAGAAAAAACTG GTTTGTCTATGCGCAATGCACAGGAGGAGGAGCCACCAGATCCCCAGCTTGTCCGATTAGACAACATGCTGCTGGCTGAAGGTGTGGCAGGCCCCGAGAAAGGGGGCGGGGCTGCCGCTGCGGTGTCCGCGGCGACCAGTTCAGGCGGGATGTCGCCAGACAGTTCACTGGAGCATTCTGACTACAAGAGCAAGCTTAGCCAGATTCGGACCATCTATCACACTGAGCTGGAGAAATATGAGCAG gcctgcaACGAGTTCACCACCCACGTGATGAACCTGTTGCGGGAGCAGTCCCGCACGCGGCCTGTGTCTCCCCGCGAGATTGAGCGCATGGTGGCCATCATCCACCGCAAGTTCAGTGCCATCCAGACTCAGCTCAAGCAGAGCACCTGTGAGGCCGTCATGATCCTGCGCTCACGCTTCCTCGATGCCAG GCGCAAGCGGCGTAACTTCAGCAAGCAAGCCACAGAGGTCCTCAATGAGTACTTCTACTCGCACCTCTCCAACCCTTACCCCAGCGAGGAGGCCAAGGAAGAGCTGGCTAAGCAGTGTGGGATCACCGTCTCGCAG GTGTCCAACTGGTTTGGCAACAAGCGGATTCGTTACAAGAAGAACATTGGCAAGTTCCAGGAAGAGGCTAATATCTACGCCATGAAGACAGCCCTGGGGGCCACGCAGCAGAGCGAGGACTCGCCGCACACGCCCAACTCCACCG GCTCTGGCTCCTTCTCCCTGTCGGGGTCGGCTGACCTCTTCCTGGGAGTGCCTCCGATGAACGGGGCCGAGCAGCCGGCCTATCACATGGGAGCTCAG AAGACGTTGAtcatttag
- the LOC125305663 gene encoding G-protein-signaling modulator 1, with translation MDMAVDGQSTRKEDLEPLFILEEGDDIDSVMCNTSKVNGQETVTITQQDNGDTIKGNHQPVEQLQDSAVCESEDGTVKKSEIQEEERGGDPEKRTQREMETKDSKAADIDVNMESEAMLRAKESVPDEPSAVGEGASHTQTAPRETDATAETKTEVILRHKTQPSAETPKKCKDFLSPDDAQKKCKDFLSPDDAQKKVNRLSSDFPDALYELLYAVQEGRRLNDQRCSFRLEPRRRCYSEPGTPRHSNRVMFSSMTSLQKEEFFDLVATSQARRLDDQRAEAESIIPVPPQPQAPPADEPKACDRKLSIKASVMKKATKAPPPKEDLYNMILTSQAQGRLEEQRSRAPGPMDDEDFFSLLLKVQGGRMDEQRTEFPDNH, from the exons ATGGATATGGCAGTGGATGGACAATCCACCAGAAAGGAGGACTTGGAACCTCTCTTCATTTTAGAAGAGGGAGACGACATTGACAGTGTTATGTGCAATACAAGTAAAGTCAACGGCCAAGAGACTGTAACGATAACTCAACAAGACAATGGAGATACTATTAAAGGAAACCACCAGCCTGTAGAGCAACTACAAGACTCGGCTGTCTGTGAGTCTGAGGACGGGACTGTAAAGAAGTCAGAAAtacaagaagaggagagagggggtgatcCAGAGAAGAGGAcacagagggagatggagaccaAAGACAGCAAGGCTGCTGACATAGACGTGAATATGGAGAGTGAAGCAATGCTGAGAGCAAAGGAGAGCGTACCAGATGAACCCTCAGCAGTGGGTGAGGGAGCATCACACACGCAGACTGCTCCACGAGAGACAGACGCCACAGCCGAGACAAAAACAGAAGTCATATTAAGGCACAAAACACAACCCAGTGCAGAAACACCCAAAAAGTGTAAAGACTTTTTGAGTCCAGATGATGCACAAAAAAAGTGTAAAGACTTTTTGAGTCCAGATGATGCACAGAAAAAG GTCAACAGGTTAAGTTCTGATTTCCCCGACGCTCTGTATGAGCTGCTGTACGCTGTGCAGGAGGGCAGAAGACTGAATGACCAGCGCTGCTCTTTCAGACTAGAACCGAGACGGAGATGCTATTCTGAGCCGGGAACCCCTCGCCATAGTAACAGAG TCATGTTCTCCTCGATGACATCACTGCAGAAGGAGGAGTTCTTTGACCTGGTGGCCACGTCTCAAGCCCGGCGTCTGGACGATCAGAGGGCTGAGGCCGAAAGCATTATTCCGGTTCCTCCGCAGCCCCAGGCGCCCCCAGCCGATGAGCCCAAAGCTTGTGACAGGAAGCTGAGTATCAAGGCCAGTGTGATGAAGAAGGCAACCAAGGCCCCACCTCCTAAAGAAGACCTTTACAATATGATCCTCACATCCCAA GCTCAAGGCAGactggaggagcagaggagccgAGCTCCTGGTCCGATGGATGATGAGGACTtcttctctctgctgctgaaggTTCAGGGTGGGAGGATGGACGAGCAAAGGACTGAGTTTCCTGACAATCACTGA
- the dnase2 gene encoding deoxyribonuclease-2-alpha: MDPYMLAFALLIIRLPAEGDASQISCYNDKGDTVDWFYLYKLPHHKSRIEGLQYLLLEKRSEGWVDGRGPVNDSTGALARTMGPLYEADEIGYILYNDQAPHTGKPTEGDGESNEDGHTKGVVLFDKERGFWLVHSTPHFPPSKAKGQFSYPSTGVINGQNFLCVSYPLERFQTIGEQLQINQPHVYDCHVPPALASSVPSLVSLCGQGVNVSATDVSSTAANRSVTLTSLGGSQFISFAKGASFKNDLYHAWVAPTLQSNLLVQFWQRSRGILKSDCTLGWTVLDIAQLAPGQRFTYKATHDHSKWAVSPGPDTSSGAAVAAAESGRSGGWVCVGDINRDEAEELRGGGTVCLQDPVVWKAYRTAALQCLSCKGDISECDTALRGAGWQ, translated from the exons ATGGATCCCTACATGCTGGCATTTGCCTTGCTAATTATACGACTGCCAGCAGAGGGAGATGCCTCACAAATCTCCTGCTACAATGATAAAGGAGACACTGTTGACTG GTTTTATCTGTATAAACTCCCTCACCACAAATCTCGCATAGAAGGATTACAGTATCTGCTGCTGGAGAAAAGAAGTgagggatgggtggatggaaGAGGACCCGTGAACGACAGCACAGGAGCCTTGGCACGGACGATGGGGCCTTTATATGAG GCTGATGAAATaggatatatactgtacaatgATCAAGCACCCCACACAGGAAAACCGActgagggagatggagaaagcAATGAAGACGGCCACACAAAAG GCGTTGTCCTGTTTGACAAAGAGCGTGGCTTCTGGCTGGTCCACAGTACTCCCCATTTCCCCCCCTCGAAAGCTAAGGGGCAGTTCTCCTACCCGAGCACCGGAGTCATCAATGGACAGAACTTCCTCTGTGTATCCTACCCACTGGAACGTTTCCAGACCATTG GGGAGCAGTTGCAGATCAACCAGCCCCACGTGTACGACTGCCACGTCCCCCCGGCGCTGGCCTCCTCCGTGCCCTCCTTGGTGAGCCTGTGTGGACAGGGTGTCAATGTCAGCGCCACAGATGTTTCCTCCACAGCGGCCAATCGGAGTGTCACGCTCACCTCCCTGGGTGGATCACAGTTTATCAGCTTTGCAAAAGGAGCGTCATTCAAGAATG ATCTGTATCATGCCTGGGTAGCGCCCACCCTGCAGTCCAACCTGCTGGTGCAGTTCTGGCAGCGATCCAGGGGGATCCTGAAGTCCGACTGCACGCTGGGCTGGACGGTACTGGACATAGCACAGCTCGCCCCCGGCCAGCGCTTCACCTACAAGGCCACCCACGACCACTCCAAATGGGCTGTGAGTCCGGGCCCAGACACCAGCAGTGGGGCGGCGGTAGCGGCGGCGGAGAGCGGACGCTCGgggggctgggtgtgtgtgggggacatcAACCGAGACGAGGCCGAGGAactgaggggaggggggacgGTCTGCCTCCAGGACCCCGTCGTGTGGAAGGCCTACCGGACCGCCGCCCTCCAGTGTCTTTCCTGCAAAGGGGACATTAGTGAGTGTGACACTGCGCTGAGGGGTGCAGGCTGGCAGTGA